The following are from one region of the Acomys russatus chromosome 32, mAcoRus1.1, whole genome shotgun sequence genome:
- the Xcr1 gene encoding chemokine XC receptor 1, protein MERGSDSDALSVPASWVQMESPTASEYTTSSYDYQDNGSLLCENKVTFARFSITVLYSLVFLLSLVGNSLVLWVLVKYETLASLTNIFILNLCLSDLMFSFLLPVWISAYWGWFLGDFLCKLFNLIFSISLYSSIFFLTIMTIHRYLSVVSPISTLGVHTLRCRMLVTTAVWAASILSSIPEAIFHKENSLGCTYSELHGYLASVYQHNVIFLLSIGVILFCYVQILRTLFHSRSRQRHRTVRLIFTIVVAYFLSWAPYNLILFLQTLLKIGIIQKSCEISYQLDVAMFTCRNLAFSQCCFNPVLYVFVGVKFRRHLKSLLQQVWLCRQKPSSPVPLTHSPGIFTYEGPSFY, encoded by the exons ATGGAAAGAGGTTCAGACTCAG ATGCTCTCAGTGTCCCcgcctcctgggtccagatggAGTCCCCTACAGCCTCTGAGTATACCACCAGCTCTTACGACTATCAGGATAATGGGAGTCTTCTGTGTGAGAACAAGGTCACCTTTGCCAGATTCTCCATCACTGTCTTGTACTCTCTGGTATTTCTCCTCAGCCTGGTGGGCAACAGCCTGGTGTTGTGGGTCTTGGTGAAGTATGAGACTCTAGCATCGCTTACTAATATCTTCATCCTCAACCTGTGTCTCTCAGACCTGATGTTCTCCTTCCTGCTGCCCGTGTGGATTTCAGCCTATTGGGGTTGGTTTCTAGGTGACTTCCTCTGCAAGCTCTTCAACCTGATCTTCTCCATCAGCCTCTACAGCAGCATATTCTTCCTCACCATCATGACCATCCACCGCTACCTGTCTGTAGTGAGCCCCATCTCTACTCTGGGTGTCCATACCCTCCGCTGCCGTATGCTGGTGACCACAGCTGTGTGGGCAGCCAGCATCCTATCCTCCATCCCGGAAGCTATCTTCCACAAAGAGAATTCCTTGGGATGTACTTACTCTGAGCTCCATGGGTACTTAGCCTCAGTCTACCAGCACAAcgtcatcttcctcctctccatAGGTGTCATCCTGTTCTGTTACGTACAGATTCTCAGGACCTTGTTTCACTCAAGGTCCAGACAGAGGCACCGGACCGTCAGGCTCATCTTTACCATTGTGGTGGCGTACTTCCTCAGCTGGGCTCCCTACaacctcatcctcttcctccagaCGCTACTGAAAATTGGAATCATCCAGAAGAGCTGTGAGATCAGCTATCAGCTGGATGTTGCTATGTTCACCTGCCGCAATTTGGCCTTCTCCCAGTGCTGCTTCAACCCAGTGCTTTACGTCTTTGTTGGGGTCAAGTTCCGCAGACACTTGAAAAGTCTTCTCCAGCAGGTGTGGTTGTGCCGGCAGAAGCCATCCAGCCCTGTCCCGCTCACCCACTCCCCTGGTATCTTTACGTATGAAGGCCCTTCCTTCTACTGA